A segment of the Fibrobacter succinogenes subsp. succinogenes S85 genome:
CAGGCATCAAACGTGACCACATCATATTCTTCACGGGAAAGCTTGTTGAAATACGCCTGGATAATCTCGAGATTCGTTCCCTGAAGTTGCTTTTCCGTCAAGGAAGCGACAGCCTCGTGCAGCTTTTCTGCCGACCGGAACTTCCACATCTGCGCAGAATTGAATACCGCGAGGAACGGCTCCGGAATCGTGAGCGAAGAATGGTTCGTGTCGTATAGGTAATGCGGACGGCCATCCGTCGATACGTAAAGAGCCACGGCCTTGTTCGAATAAATGGGTTCGCGATTGATCGTGAGCACGCTCTTTTCGCTGTCGTAGACCTTCTTGAAATTTTCCTTCAAGAAGAACAGGTCACCTTCAACGAACGTGACATCACCCGGTTCCTTCACGGCCTCGATGCCCTTGTACAGGCTATAGCCCGAGCCGTAATCCTTGAAGTGCTCGTTATAGACAAGTTCAATCTTATCGCCATACACCTGAAGATTCTGCTTCACGTATTCTTCGAGAGCGGAATAGAGGTAGCCGCCCACGATGATGTACTTGTCGTATTCGCCGCAATTTTTCAAAAGCTGCGGCAAAAGAGCAAACTTCGGAGAATCCTTATAATAAAGGCACTTCAGGGTTTCCTTTTCGGTATCCCTGTTAAAGCGGGTTGCCGTCCCGGCAACAGTAATAATCAGGTATTTCATCTTTCAATACTCTTTACGCACATTTCAAGGCCTTCTTCCAGCGTAACGACCGGTTTCCAGTGCGTACGCGTACGGATCTTGTCTGTGTTGAGCAGGCGGCGTTCCGGGTCGGACTTGCGATAACCTTCGAACTTGATTTTCACATCGTCCATGCCCATCTTCTTCGCAATCAGTTTCACGAGATCCACGATGGAAATTTCTTCTTCGGTCGCGACATTATAGACGGTACCGTCGAGCGCTTCCGGCGATTCCATGAGTTCCATCACGGCGCGGCAGCTGTCGATATTGTGGAGGAACGTACGCTTGTTGACCTTCGAGTTTTCGAGCAGCGTGACCTGCGGCTTTTCAAGAAGGTTGTTGATGATGTGCGGGATGATATGGTCCGCAAAGCGTTCATGCTTGCTGTAGACGTTGGCAAAGCGGATCGAGCAGCCCTTGATTTTGCCCTTGTCCACAGCATCCTTCATGAAGAATTCCGTGAGGAGCTTGCCGACAGCGTAGCTTGTGCGCTGGCTGTGTTCTGCTGTGGCCAT
Coding sequences within it:
- a CDS encoding DUF6564 domain-containing protein; translated protein: MKYLIITVAGTATRFNRDTEKETLKCLYYKDSPKFALLPQLLKNCGEYDKYIIVGGYLYSALEEYVKQNLQVYGDKIELVYNEHFKDYGSGYSLYKGIEAVKEPGDVTFVEGDLFFLKENFKKVYDSEKSVLTINREPIYSNKAVALYVSTDGRPHYLYDTNHSSLTIPEPFLAVFNSAQMWKFRSAEKLHEAVASLTEKQLQGTNLEIIQAYFNKLSREEYDVVTFDAWYNCNTVADYNIVRELME
- a CDS encoding NAD-dependent epimerase/dehydratase family protein, whose amino-acid sequence is MKKNLYVISGATGMTGSELSHQLLKEENIVVGFDNFFASSIDTVKDLVGRDDYIFFEYDINNAGHMAAVADKVKSLKGSYSGRLVFINCAAVVHTKHFYEVEHTFLTNVISMKTFLEMAIALGADTYINCSTSEVYSMQSWNANGGVRESDFLVMATAEHSQRTSYAVGKLLTEFFMKDAVDKGKIKGCSIRFANVYSKHERFADHIIPHIINNLLEKPQVTLLENSKVNKRTFLHNIDSCRAVMELMESPEALDGTVYNVATEEEISIVDLVKLIAKKMGMDDVKIKFEGYRKSDPERRLLNTDKIRTRTHWKPVVTLEEGLEMCVKSIER